AACAGTGCGATCTCCGGAACATCAAAAGTATCTGCAGGATAGTTTAATTACAATCAGGGGAGATAGGTATGTTGTGCCTGTCAAACAAGAATATAGATCTCAAGTCCCTGGTTTAGTCCATGACCAATCAGCTAGTGGGGCTACTTTATTTATTGAGCCCATAGAAGTAGTTGAACTGAACAATGAACTGCGCGCTTTAATTTTAGAAGAAAAAAATGAAGTAGAAAGAATTCTACAACGGCTTACGGAGCAAGTAAAAGATTCAGCCGAAGAAATACTAATCACTTTAAAATATCTTGCCAAAGTAGATTTTATATTTGCTAAAGGCTTATTAAGTTTAAATATGGATGGAAGTGAACCTGAGCTAAATAGAGAGGGGAAGATTAGGCTTTTAAAAGCAAGACATCCTTTAGTATCAGGTAAAGTTATTCCTATTTCTTTAGAATTAGGATATGACTACAGCACTATGGTTATATCTGGACCAAATACAGGTGGAAAAACAGTTACATTAAAAACTGTTGGTCTACTTTCTTTAATGGCGCAGCTTGGTCTGCATATTCCAGCTGAGCCGGGATCAGTTATAGCAGTTAATACTCAAATATTTGCTGATATTGGTGACGAACAAAGTATCGAACAATCCTTAAGTACATTTTCTTCGCATCTAATCAATATTGTCAATATTATTAAAAAAGTAGATCATAACTCATTAATACTTTTAGATGAATTAGGTGCGGGAACAGATCCAACAGAAGGTTCTGCCTTAGCTATGGCTATTCTTACTCATGTACATGAGTTGGGAGCAAGAACAATAGCTACAACTCATTATAGTGAATTAAAAGCATTTGCATATTCTACCCCTGGTGTTATTAATGCAAGTGTTGAGTTTAACGTGGAAACATTACGCCCAACATATAGACTTTTGATTGGCTTACCTGGGCGCAGCAATGCTTTGGAAATTGCTTTACGGCTGGGGCTTTCGGCCGAGATAATTGCAAAGGCTAGATCTTTCATATCCCAAGAAGAACTGCAAGTTGCTGATATTATTCAAGATTTAGAGGAAAATAGAAGAATTAGCTCCTCTGAAAGAGAAGAAGCGGAACGCCTAAAAATGGAGGTAGAAAGTTTAAAACATGCTCTAGAAGAGGAAAAACAGAATCTAAAAGTTAAAGAAGCAAAAATTTTAGAGAAAGCATATCTGGAAGCTGCAGAAATTATTCGAAAATCCCAGAGGCAGTCTGAGGAAATACTTCAGCAATTAAAAACTGATTTAACTCATGAAGCAAAAGTTGCTCAAGAACAAATGACCATTACTGCCAAACAGCAGTTAAGGGCTTTAGAAAATGAGCTTGATAGGCATATAGCTAGGTTTGATACAACCCCGGGAAAACCGCCCCAGAGGCTAAAACCTGGTGATCAGGTTTTTATTACTACCTTACAGCAAAAAGGCACTGTACTTGCAGAACCTAATTCGCAAGGTGAAGTACAAGTTCAAGCTGGAATCTTAAAAATTACTGCCAAATTAAATGATTTAAGAGAAGTGCAGCCTGAAAAAACAATTAGTTCAAAATCCAATACTGTTAAAATAATGCAAAGTAAAAGCCTACAAGTATCTAATGAAATTGACTTAAGGGGTCAAATGGTCGATGAAGCATTGGAGAAGATCGACAAATATTTAGATGACGCTGTTTTAGCAAATTTACCTAATGTTTACCTTATTCATGGAAAGGGTACGGGAGCATTAAGGTCTGCTATAAAAGAATATTTGAGAGGACACCATCATGTGAAATCATTTCGCTTAGGGGATTATAGTGAAGGGGGCAACGGTGTGACAGTGGTAACTTTAAGAGGTTAAAAGTTAAAGAGTTGAATAGTTTTTCAACTCTTTTTAATTACTATCCATTATTTCATATGGACCCTAACTTCATTGGAAAATGTACGTAAGTTGTTTTTAGTGTTAATAGCAAATACTCTATAGTGGTAAATTTGTCCCGGTTTAATTAGGCGGTCCAGGTATGTTTGGTTATCTGTAATTTTAATGGTTTGGTGTTTATTATTTTTATCGCTCCAACGCTCGATACTATAAGTTATAGATGATTGAAGACGATTATTTGACCTCCAATATAGCCTTATGCCTGCTTTTTCTTTCTCTGCGTATAGGAATGGAGCTTCAGGGCTATTGCTTCCTTGATTTGTGGCTTTTGTAGCATTTTTGCTATTAATTTGCCCAGCCTCTGGAGAATTGACGGAGTTAGTATATGCTCTGTGTATAGGGCAAATAGTTTTTGGTTCCTCTAAGTTTGAATCTTCTGGCAATTTACCTTTGGAAATAGGAATAGGTCTTCGCATAAAAATACCACTTATGATGTTAGGACAGTTGGGGCTGGCAAGAAGACCAGAGTCTGCACAGACCTGGTCTTCTTGCCAAATATCAGAAACAGTTTTAGGTATATTTTTTTGGGCAAAAATTTCTTTGCCTATAAAGGCCGGAGGAGTAAGCTGGCTGGGTAAAAAACCGGATTTTTTATCAATATCAACATATGCCAATCCTCTAGGCATATAGAAAGTTTGCACAGGCTTATTATTTAAAACACTTTCCATTACTTGGCGCCAAATTTGTGCTGGATATTGGCCTCCATAAATTTTATACAAGTAATGGTCCTTATCTGTCTTATCAAAACCCATCCAAACTACACCCACCAATTCCGGTGTATAGCCTGCAAACCATGCATCTTGATTACCTGTTTTCCCGTAAAATTCTGGCCTATCAGGCAGTTGTGTTGTTCCTGTTTTTCCTGCTACCGGCCTATTCATACGAGCTCTGGTACCTGTACCAGAGGTAACTACTGTTTCCAACATACTTGTCATTAAATATGAAGATTGTTCAGACATAACTTCCACTGCTTTAGGGTGTGCTTCATAAAGTATATTTCCATGATGATCTTCAATTTTTGTTATTACATAAGGTTCAATACGCACGCCTTGATTATCAAAAGCACAATAAGCTGATGCTAAGTCAAGTGGTGAAACACCATATGTCAAACCACCTAATGCTAAACTTAGGTTTTTATCTGATGGCACCAGGGGAAGTCCGGATTTTAATGCAAAATTATAACCTGTATTGATCCCGATAGTATCTAGCATTTTAACTGCTGGGACGTTAACAGAATATCTAAGTGCTTCTCGCATACTAATTAGTCCCCTGTACCTGCCGTCGTAGTTAGTTGGCCTATAGGGAGGATTCCCTGCAAAGACTACAGGAGAATCGTCAATTACGCTTGCCGGGGAATACCCTTCCTCAAGAGCAGGACCATATACAGCTATGGGCTTTATCGTTGAACCTGGAGAGCGTTTCATTTGAGTGGCCCTATTTAATCCTCTTTCCGTCTTGTAATTTCTTCCACCAACAAGGCCTTTTATTTCCCCCGTATGTGGGTCGATTATTACCATTGCACCTTGTACAGGTACTCCACCTATATCGGAGGGGAAATTACGTGGATTAGAGAAAACCTCCTCAATTTTACTTTGAACTGTTTGGTCTAGTGTTGTATAGACCTTATATCCTCCCTTGTATATTTCTACGGAAGAAACCTGATTATCTTCTAAAACCCTTTCTGCTTCTTCAATTGCATGGTCAATAAAATATCCATATTTTGTTTTTGGGGAAGTATCTACGTTAGCTGCTAAATTAAATTCCTCCTTATTAGCCTCGTCAGCTTTACTTTGGGTAATATAACCGTGCTTAACCATATTAGCCAAAACCCTGGCTCTTCTTCCTTTAGCTGCTTCTGGATGCCGATAGGGATCGTATGCAGCAGGACGTTGAGTTAAGCCTGCAATAAGTGCACATTCCGCCAAGTCTAATTCTTCAACATCTTTGCCAAAAAATGTTTTAGCTGCCGTTTGAACTCCATACGCCCCGCGTCCAAAAGGTATTTGATTCAAATAAAATTCAAAAATCTGGTCCTTACTATAAGTGCGTTCTAACTGGATTGCTAGAATAGCTTCTTGAACTTTTCGTTGCAAGCTTTTTTTATATCGGTATTTTTCATCAATAAATGCATTTTTAGCTAACTGCTGGGTAATTGTGCTTCCTCCTTGTGCACCGTAACCATATCTTATATTAGCGTAAAGTGCTCGAGCAAGACTTCTAAAGCTGATACCATGATGCTTCATAAAATTAGGATCCTCAGTTGCAATGAAAGCATTCTTAAGGTTCTGAGGAATTTTATTGTAATCTACTAATATACGATTTTCTAAGCCGTGCCTCTCAGCAACTAATGTACCCTCAGAGTCATAAAAACTAGTAGTCATATCCCCGGTGATTTCCCCAGGTTTCCACTTGGGCATATTTTTAATGACTCCTACCATGAAGCCAGCCGTTGCCCCAAACCCCACAATAAATAAAAGCAGTAAAATAAAAATAGCAAGGCGACCCACATTTAATTTACGGGTAACCTTTTTTTGAGCAGTCATCTTTAAAGCCTCCTCTTACTACTTAATATCTAAAAAAATCTATTTAGAATTAAGTATCATTTTAATTAGGTTATACGTAATTATTATATCATAAGGGATAATTTGGTGAAATGAGCAAAATACTTGCTATTTGGTCTCTAAATATGGTAATATTACTTATAATTTGTTTATTAAAATAGTCAATATAAGCATAAATCAACGATAATAGCTTCTTCTCTAGATTAATGTAAGAGGGAAGTGTTTTTTAGTTTAGGTCGCTAATTTTTAAATG
This DNA window, taken from Bacillota bacterium LX-D, encodes the following:
- a CDS encoding endonuclease MutS2, coding for MQKTYNKLELPKILEMLIGLCTNSLSKELAANLVPESDLTVLKNWQDETTEAREILRLYPNIPLGGIRDLRDILRRATIGAILDPSDLLAIQNTLVAGRRLRRFCLELKKPYPQLQECASNISSFAKLEHSIESIIDDDANVRDNASSRLFELRRKIISTHEKIKVKLEKTVRSPEHQKYLQDSLITIRGDRYVVPVKQEYRSQVPGLVHDQSASGATLFIEPIEVVELNNELRALILEEKNEVERILQRLTEQVKDSAEEILITLKYLAKVDFIFAKGLLSLNMDGSEPELNREGKIRLLKARHPLVSGKVIPISLELGYDYSTMVISGPNTGGKTVTLKTVGLLSLMAQLGLHIPAEPGSVIAVNTQIFADIGDEQSIEQSLSTFSSHLINIVNIIKKVDHNSLILLDELGAGTDPTEGSALAMAILTHVHELGARTIATTHYSELKAFAYSTPGVINASVEFNVETLRPTYRLLIGLPGRSNALEIALRLGLSAEIIAKARSFISQEELQVADIIQDLEENRRISSSEREEAERLKMEVESLKHALEEEKQNLKVKEAKILEKAYLEAAEIIRKSQRQSEEILQQLKTDLTHEAKVAQEQMTITAKQQLRALENELDRHIARFDTTPGKPPQRLKPGDQVFITTLQQKGTVLAEPNSQGEVQVQAGILKITAKLNDLREVQPEKTISSKSNTVKIMQSKSLQVSNEIDLRGQMVDEALEKIDKYLDDAVLANLPNVYLIHGKGTGALRSAIKEYLRGHHHVKSFRLGDYSEGGNGVTVVTLRG
- a CDS encoding penicillin-binding protein 1A; the encoded protein is MTAQKKVTRKLNVGRLAIFILLLLFIVGFGATAGFMVGVIKNMPKWKPGEITGDMTTSFYDSEGTLVAERHGLENRILVDYNKIPQNLKNAFIATEDPNFMKHHGISFRSLARALYANIRYGYGAQGGSTITQQLAKNAFIDEKYRYKKSLQRKVQEAILAIQLERTYSKDQIFEFYLNQIPFGRGAYGVQTAAKTFFGKDVEELDLAECALIAGLTQRPAAYDPYRHPEAAKGRRARVLANMVKHGYITQSKADEANKEEFNLAANVDTSPKTKYGYFIDHAIEEAERVLEDNQVSSVEIYKGGYKVYTTLDQTVQSKIEEVFSNPRNFPSDIGGVPVQGAMVIIDPHTGEIKGLVGGRNYKTERGLNRATQMKRSPGSTIKPIAVYGPALEEGYSPASVIDDSPVVFAGNPPYRPTNYDGRYRGLISMREALRYSVNVPAVKMLDTIGINTGYNFALKSGLPLVPSDKNLSLALGGLTYGVSPLDLASAYCAFDNQGVRIEPYVITKIEDHHGNILYEAHPKAVEVMSEQSSYLMTSMLETVVTSGTGTRARMNRPVAGKTGTTQLPDRPEFYGKTGNQDAWFAGYTPELVGVVWMGFDKTDKDHYLYKIYGGQYPAQIWRQVMESVLNNKPVQTFYMPRGLAYVDIDKKSGFLPSQLTPPAFIGKEIFAQKNIPKTVSDIWQEDQVCADSGLLASPNCPNIISGIFMRRPIPISKGKLPEDSNLEEPKTICPIHRAYTNSVNSPEAGQINSKNATKATNQGSNSPEAPFLYAEKEKAGIRLYWRSNNRLQSSITYSIERWSDKNNKHQTIKITDNQTYLDRLIKPGQIYHYRVFAINTKNNLRTFSNEVRVHMK